A section of the Lagopus muta isolate bLagMut1 chromosome 17, bLagMut1 primary, whole genome shotgun sequence genome encodes:
- the LOC125701774 gene encoding BRI3-binding protein — MAAGRLPAVLLLLALLLGGTAGPGARAARSRGAEKQNSFRRAASGLYQGVSGLFGEDNVRALQKFFSRLTERFVNGVDVLMDTFWRIWTDLLDVLGIDASNLTHYFSPAAIANNPTRAILLIGAILLAYWFLSLFLGFFFYLLHMIFGRFFWIARVALFTLSCIYILQKYEGDPEHAVLPLCFVVAVYFMTGPVGFYWRRNSSSSLEEKMDHLDSQIRLLNIRLSRVIENLDRGGDQ, encoded by the exons ATGGCGGCGGGTCGGCTGCCGgcggtgctgctgctcctcgcCCTGCTGCTGGGCGGCACGGCGGGGCCCGGCGCTCGGGCGGCGCGGAGCCGTGGCGCCGAGAAGCAGAACAGCTTCCGCCGAGCCGCCAGCGGCCTCTACCAGGGCGTCAGCGGCCTGTTCGGGGAGGACAACGTGCGGGCCCTGCAGAAG tttttctcaaGGTTGACAGAGAGGTTTGTGAATGGGGTGGATGTATTAATGGACACGTTCTGGAGAATATGGACTGATTTGTTAGATGTTCTTGGAATTGATG cctCCAACTTGACTCACTATTTCAGCCCAGCAGCAATTGCCAACAACCCGACCCGGGCTATTCTGCTCATCGGTGCCATCTTACTCGCCTATTGGTTTTTATCTCTCTTCCTCGGATTCTTCTTCTATCTCCTGCACATGATCTTCGGCCGTTTTTTCTGGATAGCGAGGGTTGCCCTCTTCACCCTCTCGTGCATTTACATCCTGCAGAAGTACGAAGGTGACCCGGAACACGCGgtgctgcctctctgcttcGTGGTGGCTGTCTACTTCATGACGGGGCCGGTGGGATTTTACTGgaggagaaacagcagcagcagcctggaggAGAAGATGGACCACCTCGACAGCCAGATCAGACTGCTGAACATACGTCTGTCCAGGGTGATTGAGAACCTGGACAGAGGCGGTGACCAATGA